In Trichomycterus rosablanca isolate fTriRos1 chromosome 25, fTriRos1.hap1, whole genome shotgun sequence, the sequence CGTAAATTAAAAGCAGCACAGGTGGGCACTGTACCCGCCACACTTCCATCTCCACGCATCTGAAACACGGTTCATCAGGGTACAGCCTCCCCCCAAAAACCTTTATTACTCACGTCTGCTTTTCATCACAAGATatagatttatatatatttacttttttaaggGAGGGGGGCAGGATGAGGTGGgtgtgggagggggggggggtgttttggGGTAAAGAATTGATTGTAGTTAGAGTTCATCTCAAGTGAATCAGTTCATTCGGTGAATCGGTTCAGCGAATCGGTTCAGAGTCAGTTGGGCGCTCAGCTGTTGTCCGACTCCTCCTCCTCGGCCTCTCGGAGCCAGGTGAAGAAGGCGGTGACGGACTTGAGGGCCACGCCCTTGCCCACCTGCTCGGCGGGGTCCTTGCTGGACTCCCACTTGTAGAAGGCCTCCTCTTTGATCACGTCCTCGTCGTACAGCGTGTCGAAGAACATGCGCAGCAGAtctgaaagagaagagagagacGTACGGGAGTTATGAGAAACGTCTAGACGGAGGAACGGACCGATACTCGATCGACACGGTATCGATATCACGATGCCATACCAAGCAGGACTATTGATACACCAtcgggccaaaagtatgtggactttcTGCTTTGAAACAGGtcttacgtttacattttcagcatttagcgaatgcttttatccacagtgactgtatactgtctgagcaactgaaggttaagggccttgctgaagggcccaacagcttgaaccagcgaccttttgattactagtccagtaactgcTAAGGTAAAACCTTCAAAAACGATGCTGGTCAAGTAGGTCTGGCTATCAGTCAGTAACTGTGGGAATTTAAGCCATTCTGTCGATTCATCCCAAGGAATCTCGACAGGGTCAATTCCCAAAGCTGTCttagggccttccccaaactgatgCCACACTCTGATTTCAGACACCTGTTAGGAGTGGGCGTGGcctaaacacctgaactcaacctGGATTAAGAGAGATTGTAAAACAGAACAGCagcaggcgctcaggtggcgcactgCCTCCGAGATGTGGGTTCGAACCTCAGCAGTGCTGTCGGGTGTTCCCAGTGGCCCCGGACCagcagcgaccctgaccaggataaacaagAAACACATCTAATGGATGCACTTACTGGCCGGCTGCTCCAGCTGGACCATGAGAGCCTGCAGGGCGTAGAGAGCCTGCAGCTCCTTCTGCTCGTCGCACAGGTACTTCTGAAGCAGCTTTGCCCTCTGGGTAATCAGCTCCACGTCCACCTTGTACGGGTTCTCACCTGGAACGGGTCAGAACGGCGCGGTGAGCCACAGAACCGGTCAagagacacacacagcacaAATAAACCCAAGATAAACGGGCTGCACTCACAGATGACGGCGGCCTGGCACACGGCGGTCATCAGCGCCCGCGCAAACTGGCTCGACGCCACCTGCTGGTCATCAAGGTTGGCCTGCAAACATTCAAACAACACGCAGAAGTTCAGACCTCCATCCTGTACACGTGAGGATATATTTCAAAACCAATAAAGGACGGCGTGAGGTGAGGGCGCTACCTCCACCCAGTCGTAGATCCTCTGGTTGGGGGCCTTGTCCTGAATCAGGTGCTCCAGGCTGCTCCTGAGCTCCTCCGCGCTCAGCTCCTTCTTACTGGGCTTCTCCGACTCCTCGCTCAGCGTGAACTCCATTTTCTACACCGAACGATCAAAAACAGAGACGTGATTGTAAAAATTGTAGTTACTTCATTTATCCCAAATTGTGCATCTAAcatcataataatgataataataataacagcagtagtgtatctattcttataaacaatatatacagatatataaatatagaaacATGGATATAAGTACATATGGggccagaagtatgtagacacctgaacaTGCACtacccaaaacattagaaccacccgcctaacacaccaccaaaccAGCTCTGATCCGCCGAGACACCCGAAGGGATCTTCTGTACGTTCTGAGGTGGACCATCCCCATGATCTTGTGGTAAACGGGTAAGATGGTGCATCTGTTGCTCCAGTATCCAGTACAGATGCCTGTGTGCAATGGTGGACAGGAGTTGCATGGGTACTTTGACCGGCACAGAAGGGTTAGATGTGCCATCACCAGGTCTATACCGGACATCACAGCCTCTAAGCTATGGCCAAAACAATCCGGTGTGTGTAAACAACCCTCCTATTACAACTGTGGGCCATGCATGAATCATCCAACAGTGCTTAAATAGGTACAAATTCCaccaaacacattccaaaatcctGTGGAAAGCACTTCTGTACATCTTATAGACCAGGGCTTTTCAAACCCCGGGTAAGGGACGCGAGTCGAGAAAAATaagataataatgaaataaacttgtacatctACGCCCCCTTGTGAAGGAGAGTAAGAtgcgtttgtgttgcctgggtcgcttAAAAAAAAAGGGCAAATACGCTGCCAACCTGTTCTGCATCATGCGGCTGTATAATCAGGCATCTACGtctcaaacacacatcacagaTATCAACCGTCAGATTCAGTACCTGCTCCGTAACGAACGTATTCACGTCCTCGTCTTCAGAGAGGAAATCCTTCCAGCTCAGTCCGGCATCTTTCCACAGAGCTCCGACCTTCTTGTGGCTCTGTAGAGAAACGAGAGCGAGCGTGGTGAGAACTCCCCACAGTCTCAGTCTCCTGTTGTGTGTGTCTCGATATTTTGGGTGTGTATTAGAGCACTTACCAGTCCCTTGCAGAGCAGGTTGAGGATCTGAACCAGCAGGAGTGCAGCTTTTCCGATGGGCAGCAGCGGTTTGGCCACTTCCCTACACCCCCATATAGAGCAAACGTTTATTACAGCGGGTGATCACAAACACAGCAAGCCAAAAGTTTACAGACGCGCGTAAGGGACGTACTGGGCTTTTATTcatagtgacttacagtactgtgacagtatacagtctacgcaattaagggttaagggccttgctcaagggcccaacagtggcaacctggcagtgatggagcttgaaccagtgaccttttgattactagtccagtaccttaacagacaaaacagttttacagcagtggtagcctaacGGTTAAATCGAGGTCCACTTTATTAAATCAACAAATTtgacaaaaatcaaataaaattgtacacaaacgcctccttgtggaggctttgtgtttaatattgtaaaccacagtgggaccagattgccactattttctttttttaatgaatgaagTATATTTCGTTTGGATGCATCGTTTGTGTCGTCATGGACATAATGTGGACATAGCCCCGTCATagaagcttgctttgtgcactagactaggaaatggccttccctaaacttacTGCAAAGTTACATGATCAATTTATTACACCTAATGACACCTGTTCTGGCTGAAACGCATTATTTCAacaattaaaaggggtgtcccgatacttttaTCAATACGTAGTGTATGATTTCGGTAAGACGCCCCCCCCCACCTGAAGAGTTGCTCCATGGGAATCCCTCCGTCGTGCAGGACGGGCGTGATGATTTCCGCCAGATACGGCCATATGTGAGGGATGTCGATGGCCATGTCGTCAGCGATCTCCAAAATCTCCTGGAGCCTGAAAAACACAAGGGTCACGTCGGAGCATGAGGGGCGTCTGAGAGTGAGAGAACCAAAAACACCCAGCTGAAGTCGATTCATTATTTACTATGATGCAGGATTTATCAAAACACCGAGCTCGAAATTGTCTATacaaaaaaatggacagtgcagGGTGCGTAGGAGCCGGTTCCCACTTCAGTACAGGAACAACAACACACTCGTTCTCAGATCGATGCTGAAAGGGGAGAAATTTTGAGGCCGGATTTATTCCAACGATACGAGTTACAACATTCTGCCGGATCAATCAGTTTATTGCTCTTGCtaaagtaaacagcagtggtgCTTTTAATGATGATAAAACTGTTTACTGCATCGATTCAGCTCCGTGAAAACGGCTGTGTGTAAATGAACAAGGAACTACAACCTACAGTACAACACTCACCCTTTGTGGTACTGCTCAGCAGGTAAGATCCCAGCACTGATGAGCTTGTGCAGCAGGAGGCCCAGGTGCTCTCGGGCGATGGTGCTGCGCTCCAGCGTCGACTCCACGGCCACGCGTACGAACACGTAGAGCAGGGACGCACTGTTCAGCTCCTTCACACACTGTACCGCCTCCTGCAGGACGGAGAGGACACGGACGAGATGACGTCAaccggaacacacacacacacacacgagaacAGCTGCTGACGGGCGTGCGTTTACCTTGAGGTCGTTGATGTGCAGGTACTCCTCGATGATGGAGGTGGATTTCTTCTCCAGCTCCTCCTCACTCAGAGCGGGTTTGGACGGCGCAGGCTGCGCGGGAGCCGCTTCCCGTTTCACTGCGGGAATAACACACAAGGTCCAAAATTACAGCACTGAAGCTTAAACCCCAGCGCCCACCGTTAATGCTACAAGGGGAGAAACTTGGAGGCTGGATTCCATAGATACGAGTTACAACACACTGCAGGatcaactgctttattgttCTTGCTATAATAAACAGCAAATGATGCTTTTAATGATGAGAAATGCAGTTTACTCCAATAACGCGGTCGTGTGTAAATGTCGCCCTCGTGTGGCTGGAACGAGGAACTACAATCCACAGCCAATCATATAATCAGGGATGATCAGGATCATTTTAATGGTTTGCCACAgcactatcctggtcagggtcgcagtgggtccagatACCAatgaatcactgggcacaaagcagtaAGACATCACAGACAGAGCTTGGCTAAACCCCTGATCAAACAGCCAATCGGGACTGTATATGGACGCCCGACAGCCGGCGGAAGCGCTGGAgactcgaaccctggatccgagcggtagtgggctagcaaacCAGAACCGGGCgtgctattatttatttatttatttattaggatttttaacaccACGTTTAACACATTCTGCTTATTTTCTCTTGGTTTTATCATTCGGGCTCAGACGTGCTATCAGCAATTGTAGAATAATAAGAGTTTTATATCGAAGTTCACACCTGTGGTTTCTCTGCTGGCGGCCCTGTCGCGGCTGCTCCGGTCCCGGCTGCTGCGGTCTCGGCTGCTTCTGTCCCGGCTGCTTCTGTCCCGGCTGCTTCTGTCCCGGCTGCCTCGGTCCCGGCTGCCTCGGTCCCTCTCGCTGGTCATGCTGGCGACTCGCCTCACGTCTCCGCCCCGTGACCGGTCCTCGCTCTCCCTGCTGAAGCTGCGTTTGGTGATGGCCGCGTGCGTCCTGTCCAGACCTCTGTCTCGGTCCTCGCGACTGTCCCGCCTGTCCAAGCGATCGAAGCGCTCCCGATCGCCGCGGTCCCGACTCGAACTGCTCCTGtacggagagagagagaggcggagcagcgttattattattattattattattactacagtaCAGAAGAGAACACGTCTGAATTTCACACCACTAAAACGGCAAGAGTGCGAGTACGAGGGCCGACTTACCTCTGAGGGACTCGCCGATCTGAATCCGTGGATGACGTGGCTGAAGCTCCTGCTGACTGCTGAAGAGCCGAGAAGCGGTTCAGAGTGCTGGTGGCCGGTCGTCCAGCATCTACCAAAAGAAAACGCAGCACTTAAAAATGGGACCTGGAGGCAGTGAAGCTTTGACAGAACATTACCGCAtgtgattatttttttcttacccTGGTCAGTGCTGGCTTTAGCTCCACTTCCTCCGCTGCTCCCTTTGCCCCAGCTGCCCCATGAGCCCTTTCCACCAGGGGCAAGAAGCTGGTTGTTGAAGTCCAGAGCACCCTGCTGCAGGAACGAATCAGACACCACCACAGCCACACGGTCAGTTGGTTCAAACACGGTCACGGATTTAAACGgcacgtgtgtgtatatgcaggatttagaaagtgagagagagatcCCAGCAGGACCCACCTTGGTGATCTTGCTGAGGCGGGACGTGTCGATGGGTCGGTTCTTGGTGCTGATGGGTACCGTGTTCCAGCCCTCGTCCTGAGGCTGATTCATTctgcctcctcctcctcctcctccgcctccaccaccaccacctcctcttcctcctcctcctcctcctcctcgacTCGAGTCCTTCTTGGTCAGCAGCTGCTGCTGGACTTTGATGTGCTCCCTCTGCTCCTCCATCTCTGCCTCCTTATGGATCTGATCGATGGTCTTGGGACCCAGATCGCCACGCCTGGGGACCCAGTTATTCTGTCGTGCACAGAGACACAAAAACAAACGATTATTTAATCAGAGACGCACCAATTTGGTTTTTTCAGCCGAAACTCTAAAGGATCCTGATTTTTGATGGGTGCACAAGGGTCCAAAACCCACTAcggactttattacagactgatctgaacaatgaagaactctaattgtttgttattattatttatctagttataacttttgatttaatttaattctgtgtgtgtACGATGTCTGAATCGAGTCTGGTCCCCCTTAAAGTTTGGCTTGGCTTGCTCAACTccggtctgtcggtcctggattctgtaaagttgctttgagacgatgtccatTATAAATAGAGCTGCCCAAACGGTCTTTACCTTTCTGAGGTCCAGCACGTCCTGCACCATGAAGCGGATCCTAGACGAGGTTTTCCTCTCCTTGATGATTTTCTCCATCTGGTGGAAGTACTGGTCCATACGGGGCTACACAAAACAAAAGATGAGTCTGATTGCTCTGGACCTGcgctatatatttatataggcGTGTGGAAGACGCGCGTGCTGTACCTTGGCCCTTTCGAAGTCGAGGTCCTTGCCGATGGTGGACAGGAGCCTGCACAGACACTCCAGACTCTCCTTGTCGTGGTTCTTCAGCAGCTTGACGATGCAGTCGTGCATGATGGGCTCCGTCAGCATCTTCAGCTTGAAGAGCTCGCCGATGAACTTGATGTTCCCCAGGGAACGGCGCCGGGCTTGGTCCTTGCTTTCCTCCAGCTCCTCCTTCAAGCGCTGTTTAACTTCATCCTACAAAAGAGACCACATCATTATTTCAAGTTCCCAGCACGCGGCGGGAAAGACGTTCAGAATCCATCGAACTGCAGACGTGCTGCAAGTGCGGCACCTCTGTGGCGGCATCCAGCTCCTTCTGCTTCTGCTCGAAGATCACGTCGTCGTCCTTGTCCTTCTCGAACTCTTTCTGGCAGCGGTTCAGCAGCAGTTTGCGGAAATTCACAGTGGCTCCCGGCTTGTCCCCGGTGGAAACTTTCAGCTGGACACGAGCAACAAAAACACCAAACGTTTATTTAGAGTCAAAAGACGCAGAGAAAACAAGCGGTTCAACACCCTGATTTAGGAGCGTGGaaggtttgtttacatttgcgTCATTTAGCAGGCACTTGGATCCAAAGCAACTCACAAATATgcctgaatacagtttgagtaactgagggttaagggccttgctcaagggcccaacagtgacaacctggcagtggtgaggcttaaccCTGCAACCTCccgattactagcccagtaccttaaccagagTTACTCCTTCACACAATTGAAGGAAGAGTTCATTCTTCAGTTACAGGAGGGTTTTCTCCTATTGATCTCCTGCTTTATCTCCATATTTAGACCTATCCAGTTCCCGATCGTGAACCTGCTGGTGCTTGCACAATCCACGATCCGATCAAGAAGACCTCCAAAGACCTCTATGATCAAATCACGcagagggcagctgtagcctagtggtaaagatactggactagtaatcagagggacactggttcaagcctcaccactgccaggttgccactgttgggcccttgagcgaggcccttaaccctcatcaaggactgtatactgtcacagtactgtaggtcgctttggataaatgcgtctgctaaatgccgaaaataaaaCGAAATCAAGAGGATCGTGATCGCCACACGCCCGATCCGTGGTTGCTCATCATCACCCGGCGACGTCGGGTTGCCACGAAGAGCCGAATGGCGCACGGAGGGCCACAGACCAAAACGGCACGAGAGACGCCATCTCACATTCCCTCTCTTAAACATGCCGAATTGTGTTTGTATGGATACCGAGATTCGAACTCTGCGCCACACGACatggcaatacaaatgtgaaaCTAGGGCATTATGCTTCAAGTGAGATCAGAGCCCATCTTTCCACCTGAGTGATATAGGTGTTGCATGACCTTCCCACTTAAATCCTCAAATGAAATTCAGTGCAGTAAGAATTTAAGACCAGTGTAAGGACTGGAGTAAGTCaggagggggcaaatactttttaccAGCCCCGTAAAGCTCAAAAAGTGCATCAAACCGAAAGCGGCGGCACTCACCCCCATAAGGCAGCGGCACATGTTGGCGTAGGCGACGGAGAAGTTGGGCTCGGAAATGGCTTTCTCGAAGATGAGGTCGATGACGCCCTTCAGCCTCTCCTCGGTGTCGATGGTCAGCTCGGTGACCTGCTTCATCAGCTGCTGGAACATCTGCGGGGTGAGTTTGTTCAGGATGCTGCGCACCCGCTTGAAGAGCTCCTGGGTCTTGGCGAGCTCGGAGTCGTCGTGCTCCTCCTCCTCGGCGCGGCCCTTCTTCTGCGCCGGCTTCCAGGCCTTCTCCGCCTTGTTCAGCTGGATGTCGTCGTTCAGGGACACGCTGGCGATGATCTTGCGAGGCTCCTTGCGCTGACCCTGCTGCGACCGCCGCGGCCCTGGAGGCTACGAGAGCGCAGAGATAAGAAGATCAATCACAGATCGGTCTCGGAGTGAGGACGGATGTGAAGCTCACATCAGGACTCTGGattatatttaagcaatagaacacgagaggtcgtgtgttatcgcgaataacatcacggctgtgattcggtcgcaggcacgaaccgaaggtgagtagatcatcacagccgtgatgttattcgcgataacacacgacctcgagtgttctattgcttttatacaacagtttttacaaaataaataaagaaaataaatcaaagaagccctgaatttcataataaatatgctttaatattgacaataccttccgccaaaaagtagttccacaaccaatataaagtttaacactacagagcagacatcccaagttgcaaaaactcatttcagggaggtaagaacaacaagaagaaaaaggcaagaacctccgaagggaaaaaaaataaataaaaaaacctctcgcacacaccaaaggcttatggatgaaaacagaactactaggagctgctaactgttcgcgttacaaacacattaatgttccctacatagtgcactagattgtgtatcagatcatggatatatgttccctacatagtgcactagatagtgaattagacaattggttatgttccctacacagtgcgctagatgattgtgtatcagataacggatttaaaacgcgatcgggaaaaaaagtcggtgtcgcctgcgtgcgcgtttgtgtgcatgaagctcgtcgttaatggcaacgcgtcagcggagtaataccattgtggcgTGAAAAGGCCGCGccgttatcaccaatatcagcacgtttagaacgcttctcaaccaatcagattgtaaggtcggaactacctgttgtataacttACAATATTCTTTAAGGCATCAGGTCCATTATTTGCTCCACAGTGAGTAAACGGAACATGGGTCCTATCGCCTCAACAGGAGGTGCAGGGTTCGATTCCTTTCTGTGtcgagttcgcatgttctccccatgtccacacAAGTCCAAGACATGCAGCAAGTAGCTGCAATTaaactgtgatgaactggcaacctgtgcaGGCCAAataaatcggacccaccgcatccctgaccaggatacagctgGTTAACGTGCGATTGATCAGTCGGACTTTTCCTGCACGATAAAACTGCTCGTCCTGATCAAAAAGATGTGATGAGTTTGGTCTGCACGGAGACCTGACCCAATCCCAAACAAGCAcgtctgggatgaactggaacatagaCTGTGAGCCAGCATTAGCACACGACCTCACAAACACGTTTCCTTTCTACAAGAGCAAAAGCTGCTGTAGTAATGCGAGAGGTTTTAGAATCGTGATGCACGACAAGCTCAcaatcaagtgtccacatacttttagccatagtcTAAATGATAAGGAACAGTTTTGATCCATTATAAGATGCTTGTGTGCATtggggggggggcgggggggggggggggggggggggggtgttcctGCGTCACTTACCGGTCCTCGCCCTCCTCCCGGCGGCTGGCGGCCCAGATTAGCGAAGGACGGAGTGAAGTCGGGGCCGCAGTTCATCAAGCGACTGGGATCCAGCGGCCTGAGCGGGACTTTATTAGCCTAAGAGATCATAAAGAGACGCCGCGGGTTCAGACGCGCACCGCAAATCACCACCGCAACGATATCATACAACACAGAAACGGAACGTTCCGGACCTTTTCGAGGACCACGTCGCTGATGTGCGGCAGCCCCTCAGGTTTGTGCATGCTAGCACTGATGAACTGGAAGCCCAGCAGGAACTCGCGGTCGTAACTCTTCTTCTCTTCGGGGTTGATGGGCTTCCACGCCTCTGCACGGGAGAGAGGGGAAAGAAATTAGAACTCATTTTACACCACgctagctggttcaagccccaccacagccagggtttcaatgttgggcccttcagcaaggcccttaacccttgattgctcagactgtataccgtcacagtactgctTTAGATAGAAAGCATCCACTAAATGgaaaaaatgtaaacgtaaatatattttattaaggtTTTAAGACCATGTTTGACacaagtgttatttaatgacattttaaaataggtgttttgtttctgtctgtttatatTTTAGCAGAGAAAcccacaaaaaaaaacccaagcAAACAGCTAAGCgataaaaaaaaacgtttttac encodes:
- the eif4g1a gene encoding eukaryotic translation initiation factor 4 gamma 1a; the encoded protein is MNKPPQPITGPPSVPHPAPSPGLTQPAYPPGQPTSVVFAPPQMNSAPQPRQPYYANRGGLSSNAPRVAASNAPRPVPPPHVYPPSSQMMMIPQQQLQFSPNSQGHTYFISGQYRAPYVHQAQQFQVANAAGFYSGASTDYSSSYTGAYYPAPTQYQAPVPAAPVMMNPAQQLQAPPPQQPAPSSQHKRERKQITIRDPNQGGRDITEEIMSGGRTTSTPTPPHSVGAEVGGPVQTNGEIITPAAAVVRLDERVKPSASTVAASTPPPQSDSAPLAEPEPEPEPEPEPEPEPEPEPEPEPDPQPAPAVPVPPAQSPDAVLTAAPSPPPAQPPVSDGAGAPVPEEAAPQQEAEPTAAPAAPPCAAEKVEPEPVQENPKEPSVEPSLSDPTPNAVPDTEVPSDVSDGEAESDEDAAPTLAPPTPPPVSQPEEVKVPNGLPQEPEAPLAEEPTDPEPVAEPAAPPAQEEEEADAPTASTEEQEEVKVEEEPSSAEETTMQAVVSVPKKKKLKKSDLNNKVVGDVLDAYKEPEEKDPAPEPAPVQVQPADPLPAAVPPPEETDETWEEKEDKLDMENIEPDAPKSPKYQYKEEAWKPINPEEKKSYDREFLLGFQFISASMHKPEGLPHISDVVLEKANKVPLRPLDPSRLMNCGPDFTPSFANLGRQPPGGGRGPPPGPRRSQQGQRKEPRKIIASVSLNDDIQLNKAEKAWKPAQKKGRAEEEEHDDSELAKTQELFKRVRSILNKLTPQMFQQLMKQVTELTIDTEERLKGVIDLIFEKAISEPNFSVAYANMCRCLMGLKVSTGDKPGATVNFRKLLLNRCQKEFEKDKDDDVIFEQKQKELDAATEDEVKQRLKEELEESKDQARRRSLGNIKFIGELFKLKMLTEPIMHDCIVKLLKNHDKESLECLCRLLSTIGKDLDFERAKPRMDQYFHQMEKIIKERKTSSRIRFMVQDVLDLRKNNWVPRRGDLGPKTIDQIHKEAEMEEQREHIKVQQQLLTKKDSSRGGGGGGGRGGGGGGGGGGGGGGRMNQPQDEGWNTVPISTKNRPIDTSRLSKITKQGALDFNNQLLAPGGKGSWGSWGKGSSGGSGAKASTDQDAGRPATSTLNRFSALQQSAGASATSSTDSDRRVPQRSSSSRDRGDRERFDRLDRRDSREDRDRGLDRTHAAITKRSFSRESEDRSRGGDVRRVASMTSERDRGSRDRGSRDRSSRDRSSRDRSSRDRSSRDRSSRDRAASRETTVKREAAPAQPAPSKPALSEEELEKKSTSIIEEYLHINDLKEAVQCVKELNSASLLYVFVRVAVESTLERSTIAREHLGLLLHKLISAGILPAEQYHKGLQEILEIADDMAIDIPHIWPYLAEIITPVLHDGGIPMEQLFREVAKPLLPIGKAALLLVQILNLLCKGLSHKKVGALWKDAGLSWKDFLSEDEDVNTFVTEQKMEFTLSEESEKPSKKELSAEELRSSLEHLIQDKAPNQRIYDWVEANLDDQQVASSQFARALMTAVCQAAVICENPYKVDVELITQRAKLLQKYLCDEQKELQALYALQALMVQLEQPANLLRMFFDTLYDEDVIKEEAFYKWESSKDPAEQVGKGVALKSVTAFFTWLREAEEEESDNS